A genomic region of Gossypium hirsutum isolate 1008001.06 chromosome D01, Gossypium_hirsutum_v2.1, whole genome shotgun sequence contains the following coding sequences:
- the LOC107955610 gene encoding cytochrome P450 CYP72A219 isoform X1 — MEVYHVIRDLVSLLVVGLLMIWGWRALNWVWLAPKRLERCLRQQGFAGNPYRFLSGDIKELSTMSRQTRAKPMPLSDDIGPYVAPFLHQTVNQYGKNSFTWIGPRQRVNIMDPEKIREIFTKFNDFQKVRTNPLLTLLVSGLVNLEGDRWSKRRKIINPSFHQDKLKNMLPAFYQSCCDMLSKWEKMVCTEGYSELDVWPYLVDLTRDVISRSAFGSSFEEGRRIFQLLDDQLVLRIKLLQTVYIPGWRFLPTKTNREVKMKHKDIKESLREMIKRREQAIKAGEESNEDLLDILVESNIREMEAKKKGMSIEDVIEECKLFYFAGQETTSVLLVWTMVLLARYPDWQSKAREEVLHVLGDSKPDADGLNRLKVVTMILYEVLRLYPSATELGRSVPKEIKLGNLLLPAGTEISVPILLIHHDKDLWGDDAREFKPERFAEGVSKATKSQVTFLPFGWGPRICIGQNFAMMEAKMAVAMILQRFWFELSPSYAHSPCSMVTNQLETVMYKGCYKVLNATIHLESVTYKGLLHYFKESIIHHLKENLKLFLNFLAAQE, encoded by the exons ATGGAAGTTTACCATGTAATTAGAGATTTGGTCTCATTGCTTGTTGTTGGTTTATTAATGATATGGGGATGGAGAGCTTTAAACTGGGTATGGTTGGCCCCAAAGAGGCTCGAAAGGTGCTTGAGACAACAGGGTTTTGCAGGGAATCCTTACAGGTTCCTTTCTGGAGACATAAAAGAGCTCTCAACTATGAGCAGACAAACAAGAGCCAAACCTATGCCTCTTAGCGATGATATTGGGCCTTATGTTGCTCCTTTTCTTCATCAAACTGTCAACCAGTATg GAAAGAATTCATTTACGTGGATTGGTCCAAGACAAAGGGTGAACATTATGGACCCtgaaaaaataagagaaatattTACCAAATTTAATGACTTCCAGAAGGTACGTACCAATCCACTGCTTACTTTGCTTGTAAGCGGCCTTGTTAACCTCGAAGGAGACCGATGGAGCAAACGTAGAAAAATCATAAACCCTTCATTTCATCAAGATAAGTTGAAG AATATGTTGCCAGCATTTTATCAAAGTTGTTGTGACATGTTAAGCAAATGGGAGAAGATGGTGTGTACAGAAGGATACAGTGAGTTAGATGTGTGGCCTTATCTTGTAGATTTGACAAGAGATGTGATTTCCCGATCTGCTTTTGGAAGCAGCTTCGAAGAAGGCAGACGAATTTTCCAATTACTAGATGACCAACTCGTTCTCAGAATCAAATTACTACAAACTGTTTACATTCCAGGATGGAG GTTTTTGCCCACAAAGACAAACAGGGAGGTGAAGATGAAACACAAAGACATAAAAGAGTCGCTCAGGGAAATGATAAAAAGAAGAGAGCAGGCAATTAAAGCAGGGGAAGAGAGCAATGAGGACTTGTTGGACATACTTGTGGAATCCAATATCAGAGAAATGGAAGCAAAGAAAAAGGGGATGAGCATTGAGGATGTGATTGAGGAATGCAAGCTGTTTTACTTTGCTGGCCAGGAGACCACTTCGGTCTTACTGGTGTGGACTATGGTTTTATTAGCAAGGTATCCCGATTGGCAAAGTAAAGCAAGAGAGGAGGTTTTGCATGTTTTGGGTGACAGTAAACCTGATGCCGATGGCCTTAATCGCCTCAAAGTT GTAACAATGATATTGTACGAGGTTCTAAGGCTGTACCCATCAGCGACTGAGCTAGGACGTTCCGTTCCAAAAGAAATAAAACTGGGAAATTTGTTGTTACCAGCAGGAACAGAAATTTCGGTTCCGATCCTGCTGATCCACCATGACAAAGATCTTTGGGGCGATGACGCACGGGAATTTAAGCCAGAGCGGTTCGCGGAAGGGGTTTCCAAAGCAACAAAGAGTCAAGTCACGTTTCTGCCATTCGGATGGGGTCCTAGGATCTGCATTGGCCAGAATTTTGCTATGATGGAAGCCAAAATGGCGGTGGCCATGATTCTCCAACGCTTCTGGTTCGAGCTTTCCCCTTCCTATGCTCACTCTCCTTGCAGCATG GTGACTAATCAGTTGGAAACAGTTATGTACAAGGGCTGTTACAAAGTGTTAAATGCGACTATTCATTTGGAATCGGTTACATACAAGGGGCTATTACATTATTTTAAGGAGAGCATTATACATCATTTAAAGGAGAATTTAAAGCTTTTCCTAAACTTTTTGGCTGCTCAAGAATGA
- the LOC107955610 gene encoding cytochrome P450 CYP72A219 isoform X2: MEVYHVIRDLVSLLVVGLLMIWGWRALNWVWLAPKRLERCLRQQGFAGNPYRFLSGDIKELSTMSRQTRAKPMPLSDDIGPYVAPFLHQTVNQYGKNSFTWIGPRQRVNIMDPEKIREIFTKFNDFQKVRTNPLLTLLVSGLVNLEGDRWSKRRKIINPSFHQDKLKNMLPAFYQSCCDMLSKWEKMVCTEGYSELDVWPYLVDLTRDVISRSAFGSSFEEGRRIFQLLDDQLVLRIKLLQTVYIPGWRFLPTKTNREVKMKHKDIKESLREMIKRREQAIKAGEESNEDLLDILVESNIREMEAKKKGMSIEDVIEECKLFYFAGQETTSVLLVWTMVLLARYPDWQSKAREEVLHVLGDSKPDADGLNRLKVVTMILYEVLRLYPSATELGRSVPKEIKLGNLLLPAGTEISVPILLIHHDKDLWGDDAREFKPERFAEGVSKATKSQVTFLPFGWGPRICIGQNFAMMEAKMAVAMILQRFWFELSPSYAHSPCSMVTLRPQHGAQIILHKLGSN; encoded by the exons ATGGAAGTTTACCATGTAATTAGAGATTTGGTCTCATTGCTTGTTGTTGGTTTATTAATGATATGGGGATGGAGAGCTTTAAACTGGGTATGGTTGGCCCCAAAGAGGCTCGAAAGGTGCTTGAGACAACAGGGTTTTGCAGGGAATCCTTACAGGTTCCTTTCTGGAGACATAAAAGAGCTCTCAACTATGAGCAGACAAACAAGAGCCAAACCTATGCCTCTTAGCGATGATATTGGGCCTTATGTTGCTCCTTTTCTTCATCAAACTGTCAACCAGTATg GAAAGAATTCATTTACGTGGATTGGTCCAAGACAAAGGGTGAACATTATGGACCCtgaaaaaataagagaaatattTACCAAATTTAATGACTTCCAGAAGGTACGTACCAATCCACTGCTTACTTTGCTTGTAAGCGGCCTTGTTAACCTCGAAGGAGACCGATGGAGCAAACGTAGAAAAATCATAAACCCTTCATTTCATCAAGATAAGTTGAAG AATATGTTGCCAGCATTTTATCAAAGTTGTTGTGACATGTTAAGCAAATGGGAGAAGATGGTGTGTACAGAAGGATACAGTGAGTTAGATGTGTGGCCTTATCTTGTAGATTTGACAAGAGATGTGATTTCCCGATCTGCTTTTGGAAGCAGCTTCGAAGAAGGCAGACGAATTTTCCAATTACTAGATGACCAACTCGTTCTCAGAATCAAATTACTACAAACTGTTTACATTCCAGGATGGAG GTTTTTGCCCACAAAGACAAACAGGGAGGTGAAGATGAAACACAAAGACATAAAAGAGTCGCTCAGGGAAATGATAAAAAGAAGAGAGCAGGCAATTAAAGCAGGGGAAGAGAGCAATGAGGACTTGTTGGACATACTTGTGGAATCCAATATCAGAGAAATGGAAGCAAAGAAAAAGGGGATGAGCATTGAGGATGTGATTGAGGAATGCAAGCTGTTTTACTTTGCTGGCCAGGAGACCACTTCGGTCTTACTGGTGTGGACTATGGTTTTATTAGCAAGGTATCCCGATTGGCAAAGTAAAGCAAGAGAGGAGGTTTTGCATGTTTTGGGTGACAGTAAACCTGATGCCGATGGCCTTAATCGCCTCAAAGTT GTAACAATGATATTGTACGAGGTTCTAAGGCTGTACCCATCAGCGACTGAGCTAGGACGTTCCGTTCCAAAAGAAATAAAACTGGGAAATTTGTTGTTACCAGCAGGAACAGAAATTTCGGTTCCGATCCTGCTGATCCACCATGACAAAGATCTTTGGGGCGATGACGCACGGGAATTTAAGCCAGAGCGGTTCGCGGAAGGGGTTTCCAAAGCAACAAAGAGTCAAGTCACGTTTCTGCCATTCGGATGGGGTCCTAGGATCTGCATTGGCCAGAATTTTGCTATGATGGAAGCCAAAATGGCGGTGGCCATGATTCTCCAACGCTTCTGGTTCGAGCTTTCCCCTTCCTATGCTCACTCTCCTTGCAGCATGGTAACGCTTCGTCCACAGCATGGTGCACAGATTATTTTACATAAACTTGGCTCTAATTGA